Part of the Henckelia pumila isolate YLH828 chromosome 2, ASM3356847v2, whole genome shotgun sequence genome is shown below.
TAGTTGAGTGTTTTATACATGGTGGGCATAGATGTTGGCACGGTTGGTGGTCAGCATAACAaaactgtatatatatatatgttaaaaatgaacaaaaataaaacttatTCGAATTGtacaataataattatataaaaaaatgtaaTCACCATTCTCTTCTTGAAAGAGATCAGATTATAAGCAATACCACGTATGTTACTACTCTAAACcaattttttaagtttttatatTCAAATGCGTTCGAAAAATTTataccgaagaagaagaagaacccTAGTACGAGATATCAAGAAATCATGACACATGACATAGAAATGCAATGATGTCATGCGCATGAATGCAATGTGCGAACAAGTGAAGATATCAAGAATCAAAAGATCGGTCGATATCAATAATCATACATTATGAAAGGGTCGTGTCCTGATTAACatttaatgataaaaaaaactagGATTACTTAATGCAAACacctatcattttttattttttttatcttccTCTTCGACAAacccattttttaaaaatcctgaTTCAAAGTCGTTAATTTTTTTAACACACAGGTGTTTAAAGACAAAGCCTTCAAATTCTTCCATCAAAGGAATTTGAAGCTCAAATCAATCCCTTCACTAAATTGGTAATCAAAGTTTCatttttgttgattttttttatgcattttgaACCAATATCGATGATTTTAGGGTTGATTTGTTTATCTTgaattgcatatatatatatatatatatatatatatatataagcataAGAAAGGGCAAAGTTGAGCACGGGATCGaagaaaaaaattcattaaaaacGTAGAGGATAAGCAGCGACTCATAAATTACTGTATTAATGatggtttaattttattttttaggcGAATGTCGTCCAACGTGAAGATCCATAATCACGGATCAATCTTTACGATATGTATTATCCCGCGTTTGTAATCGATATATTATTCCTGTGTTTTTAATCCTGGTGGTTTACGAAGATGAGTTCATGAATTAGTGTATTTTGCTGTCAACTTTCAATTCCAGTATAAAGTAAGCCTAAGATTCTGTCATTTTAAAGTTtgagtaataattattttgttaataaTTCGATCCTTCCAATGTCATTTCATCACCTgggttttcaaaattatttgctCCATTCGATTagtcaaaattttgaatttatctTCGTCCATAAATACTACAAATGAGATTTACAACTTTGTGGCTCACTTTGAGGTCTGATGTACTCATATTTAGTCCAGTTGTTGAAATGTAATCTTAAAACATCTTAGTTCTCTGTATGACATCAATTATCTTATTACTTTGGTTGATGTGAAATTTGGCATATTATAAtatgttttatgttatgttggtTCTTGAATCATGAAATTTCAGCATCTGATCATGTTTGTTGTCCTCATCCTATTCATGGTTGAAATCACCGAGTTGCTTGAAGTATGATGTATAGAGTTTCTCATTTTCAGTTATCGAGGAAGGCTTGATGTCGTAAAGGGTTAGCACGGGGAGTTGTACAAGATACAGAAGGTTCAAATAATGCAACAAAAGATATCATACCATCGTCTCTCATTGTGAAATAGTTGATTGTAACAATTGAGTTCGTATGTTCCTGGTTAGAAACTAGAgcttatttattttcattttgtcTGAGTAGGTTTTGGCAATTGAGTAAAAATGATCCTGTTAGAGTCTAGAgcttattattttcattttgtcTATCGATGGTTGTCTATGTTGTTAAACACACATTGCGAGGCCTGAAAATCGACGCTTTATTTGTGATCAAGAACATACTACTTTAATCTCAAACTAGATCAAATTCATTTGAACTCATGAAATTGCTATTTCAAAGGTCATATGTTTCAATATCTTGAATGATGAACCATGTAAAGAGTTGCCTGGAGAAATATTTGCAGGAACACGAGTTTATGAAGTTTGGTTATGCTTGGTACATGTGATGACCAAAAATTAATGGTGGTATTTTGAAATAACAAAGACACAAATgtaaatataaaattcaaaattctaaTCCCATAAGATTTTACATAGAAAGATATATAGAAAAGACTAGTTATCCCATCTAAAAATTAAATAGAAACAAAAATCTTATCTTTTAGCtaaaaaaaagtaaataaatcAACAGAAAGTATTCATTAACTCTCTCGAATCACACACACCAAATAGAATCGCGATTTTGTGTGTGCGATCGACCTCTCGATTCTTGATTGTGAGTTGGAACTGTGAGGAATTTTGAAGCCGTGACTTTGTTTACTTTCGACTTGATGATTTCAGGTCTTTGTCTTTTAATTTCGTTTTTGTGGATTTTGTTGATGTAAAGAACGACAACTCGTTCAATTATGAATAGATCTGTTCTGTTCCAAAATATAATATCATATGCAACAGTATACCCACTCCTCTATCGTCTGGACTTTGTCACGTGGTCTCCCGTGATGGTGCAACAGGACCAACTCATCAACCCATCGGAAAATTTACAGGAGTTTCAATACTTTGTCATAATCGATTTTGAAGCAACTTGTGACAAAGTATTGAGTCGTCAAGAGATCATAGAGTTCCCATCTGTAATAGTCAAGGGCTCCACTGGACAGCTTGAAGCTTGCTTTCATACATACGTTCGACCGACGGGCAACCAGATCCTGAGTGATTTCTGTGAGAATTTGACAGGCATCCAGCAAATtcaggtatatatatatatatatattaattcatGAGTTTCTTTTAATTTGTTTACACACTTCATGAAATTATTTTCATTATCTGGGGAATACTACATACACTCCGATCCGCCTATAATCCTAATTAATAATAGGAAGATATTGCttcaattttatattttttttttgtatatgtTTTGTTCACGGATCTTATATATATAGGTGGACATCGGAATTACACTGAGTGAAGCTCTCCTTAGACATGATAAGTGGCTTGAAAGCCAAATTTGATGTGGTGACATCCATCCAACTGGGATTGCCAAGTGATGTTGCAATCCGAATGTagttataaaaaaattacaaagccTTCATATTTCAATCAGCAcgttgatgatatatgttggacatatatatatatttataaatttatactTGCTTGGGCAGATGGATAAACTTTGAGGGTTCCTTTTTATGAGATATTTGGTGGGGAAAGGTGCAGTTTGAAAGAGGCAGTGGAGAAATGTGGCCTCACATGGCAAGGTCgtgcacatatatatatagaatgatCTATTATGCACCATGTGATTTTCGCGCGAATATATCAGATGTTCACGtaaacatttaatttttttagatgTTCGCGTAAATATCATGCGGTGCTAACGAAATTCTTGCACTagagatgttcgcgcgaacatctaaGAAATGCAATAATCAATtagtaattaataaattaaaaaaatgaaaaaaaatgttacattttttgcaaaatcatacaatttcaaatttgaaatatGAATAATCATCACTGTTTAATTGTATaacatgtaaaaaaaaaaaacttgatgaTCTACCTACCTATGAAGCAATGGATGTTTGCAATAAATTTTCGTGTTTAGAATAATTTGTTTGCAGTGCCACAGAAAgaaaaaagataaaattaaaaaaagttagTGGGATGCGAGAACGTGTGGTGATTTAACCCAGTTGTAACAAAAATTTTGCCATAAAATCCcacaatcaatttttttatataattttttacaattaattaaaatatataaaaattaatatgaatactaatttaaaaataatggaAGATCGTCTGAAGGTGGGGCCTTATCGCCCGACCCCACTACCTCAGGGCCGCTGCCCACTGCGGTTTGGACGATGCGAAGAACACGGCGCGTTTACTTGACTTGCTCATGGACATTGCCATTGGTTCTAAATTCTCCATCACCAACTCACTCACCGGTACTAGCTCCCTCCATAGGTGCATGATCCTTATGCAAGGAAGCCGAAGCTGCTTCAACCAGAGAATTCGAGGCAATCAGAAGCTCGGAAAATTCTTCATTGTTAGCAGTACGTAGATTGCATCAGGAGTTCATAAACCGTGGTTAGTTtggaaattttcatttttttgctAGATCTATAATaagttttttgtttttctcCTTTGTTGCCAGATGTTATGAATCCATTCCCTAAAAaaggaaaataataataataaaactgaaaaaaaaattgataacagAACATTTGAAAATAATTTGATGACAGGGAGTTGAGAAGATGCTATAATATAAATGCTGATCCTTACAGCCTTGGGTTTATTTGTGTCGCTAAATAATGTTTGAGATCATACACTTGTTGCATAGTGTGGGATTCATGATCTGTTGTGCTTGAACGTTAATTCGgaaatttgagtttttgaattgaCTTAGGTTTTATTATGGATCAACTATTTTACACGAATTATGCATTTGTTGGATCGAGAAGTTTGATCTGGATGCTCTACAAAAATTAGAAAATTGAATTTCATTGTGACTGTCTTCTATTATATTcacttgagaaaaaaaaaacaccaaaAACAGAACTGTGTAGCTGCAggtataaaaacaaaaaaatgatagttggaaaaagctacccaaattaaaaaaatcttggaaaaagctacctcaAAAAGATCCAATGGAATGTCTTCTTGGTGTGTGAGCTTCAATCTAAAAATTtgtggaaaaagctacctaaaaaatacaaagaatatttttttagtgTGTGAGCtaccaaattaaaaaaatctttGAAAAAGCTACTTAAAAAAGACCCAATGAAATGTCTTCTCAGTGTGTGAGCTACCAAtctaaaaaacaaataaaaataaaagtgtaatatttatattacataagggtaattttgaaaattgataaTATTGTGTCTAAAAGggagattctttatatatagggaGAGATATATATCATTaactaaaataatttatttttttagtaattaCGTTTTGACGAAAAACtactatttttaataaaaattctgtttatatatatatatatatatatatatatattttgatatgattaataattttatttatgtcTTGGGGATTATGGTTTTCcctttattttatgaatcttcCTAATGAAACACTTGTCGACTCCAAGCAGGGTGTAAATCCACACCCTTTTATTATTAATCGAGTTACGAGTAGCAAAGAATTCTATATATTATTATACCCTCAGTTTTAAGATAAAGTTTcgagttaaaaaaaataaataaataattcctAATGTGAGCTTTTTCTccaataaatttaatttcatgACATTTTACTTCAACTTTGTTAAGggtaaattattgtttttaggACAAATTAAATTAAGAATATCATACTATTTTATTAGTTATTACTTATTACAGTACACTTTATTTTATAACTATCTTTTTAAAGTgagtttaattaattattttcaattaattgatgaaaGGTAGAATGAATTTACAAATAtatcttaatttaatttcttagtaaaagcaaaataatttaaaaaaattagttattttACATGACCTcttattttcttaattttttagcgagtttatgttttcttattattaaaataacacTCATTTCGTGTacttatatttaaattaatggaCAGCTGATTTATAATGAAAAGTTTTCGATTCGTTATGGTTTATGGAAAATTACAAATAcgtaataatataataataattgtactaaaaaaaataataataataattattattattatataatatctGCACAACCTATTTATATACCAAATCTTACAatacaaaaattaatacataaaaatttcacgaatattaaatataaaatttcataataaaatagtaaaattTAACTGTAAATATCGTTCTTTATAAATCGTATTTTAACTTTTGCATTTCACATGTATATATATCTTAGGCCTATACCAATCGCCTTCCTCACAGCCACAGCGGCGGCCAAAGTGACTCGGGTACACACCCAAAGTCCAAACGAATccaagaaagtgaagaagaaAAGGCAGTGAATTGAGATCGTCAACTTCGCTTTCTTCATGCTTTCAGATATCACTATATCCTCACCCACCGCTTTTCTTCAtcacaaatcaaaatcaaaattgcCTCGTCTTTCCACTCACAAGATCAGATTTTTTCAAGTCCATTTTGCAGAACCCTTGAATATTTCCATGGCTAAGAGTCTTCCTTCATCAGTGACTTCACTGAAATGCGGCCTAAGTGAAGAGATTGAGAATCAAAAACCAATCTTTGATCCTCACAAAATTGACTCCAAGTTGGTTGAGGAAATGGCTTATGATGCTCTGGTCTGGAGTTCTCTTCGTGGGCTTCTTGTCGGGGACAGGAATTCAAAGGTTGAGATTGAGCATTATCCTTTTTTTCGTTTACTTGAACTCGTAGAAGTTatcttttaaaaattgtttatacTGCCATTAATTGGTATTAATCCGGGCAAAACGTTTTTCTTCCGATTTCCCAGTCTTTTGGTGAAATTTTTGCAGTGAATTGTGAACTAGTATCTGATCGTCTTGCTTTTAGGTGTAAAGTTTAATCATTGGTGCCTGGTATTTTTAGCTGATTTAGTTCAATGCCCCTATATGTTTCTTATTAAATTTCGCTTTGAAGGCGGAGACTCGAATATGGAAACGTCTTTTAGTTTAATTCTTAGCTGAATCGAAAGTTGGTTTTAGTTATTATGTTTATGAACCTGCAGAGATCAGGAACGGTTCCCGGTGTCGGCCTGGTTCATGCTCCAATATCTTTGCTGCCTCTGCCATTTCCTGAAAGCTGCTGGAAACAAGCTTGTGAAGTTGCTCCGATTTTCAATGTACTCATTGACCGTGTGAGCATGGATGGGAAATTCCTACAGGATTCACTCTCTAGGTTGAAGCATTCCTCTCTAAGTGAAACATTTCTTCGTGTATCCATCCATTCATTCACCATTTACCGACAGCtgatggatgaatcaaatgcataTTTTGTGTTGTGGATTGCCATAATGTTTTAAGTGATTGTGTGCCCTAATTGACCCCTAACATACTTTTGTTAAATTTTGGATGAATCGAGTAATGCAAAATTTGATCTTTTATGTGTTTCTTTTtgcatttctttttttttttttacagtcGCACTAATTGCATCGCTCACCTTTTCTTTCTAGAACCAAAAAAGTCGATGCTTTTACATCAAGACTCCTGGATATTCATGCCACGATGTTAGATGCCAACAAGATAGAGGTATCTTCTTGTTTGGATTTACGTCATCCGAAAACTAGGTTTGTTATAACTTAAAATGATATTTGTTTAGAATTATGTTACTGTTTTAGATTGCAAACTTTGTGGAAAAGAAGATTGAGGTAAATTGTTCTATTCAAAAAGTAGAGAGTAGAAACTAATCCAACAGAGTTATTATTCTTCTTTGACCTGACATTAGTTAGTTGGAAAAAAGAATTACTCTATTAAAGATTGTACATTAACATTCTCAGTTCTTTCAAATGGTTTCTGCTAGTTGGAAAGAATTACTCTATTAAAGATTGTACATTACATTCTCACTTCTCAGTTCATTCAAATTCTTTCTGctattttagttttaatttcTTTGGTTAAGTTCAAATAAGTTATAATGTAAAGAAGTTAAATGGTTACTGATAACTTGCCTAAATGTTATTTTCGTGTCGCAAATTTATAAACTGctaatttttttccttttgtcCATTCGAGTAATAGccttatttaattttttcagaACTTATGTTTCCTTATCCATGATGCCACCATAGGAACAGTAAGCAATGAAAACCCCTGGTGTTGTGGAAGTACTATTAGAACTCGAACATCAAGtgaacttaaaatttaaaatgtcTATCCTCAACTTATATTTGGTGAACATAAACTAATTTTTGAATCATGTATATTTAAATTGCATACAGAAACTAATTTTTCCTTGCactttattaaaatattcatagctCACAGCTCAACTTTATTTTGTCTATCTTATTGCAATCTCTAAActaattttgattatatctcttACTGGCCTTAAATGAAGTAGATGGtatttttcttctattttgTTGGAAAGGGTACTGATGTTTAGATACTTTATATTTAGGATATACGTCTAGGACTACATCGTTCAGACTATATGCTGGACGAGCAAACGAATTTACTTCTCCAAATAGAGCTCAACACAATTTCATCTTCCTTTCCTGGACTGAGCTGTCTTGTTAGTGAACTTCACAGGTTATTCAGGAGATTTTCTTATTTCCTTCATTTGTATTAGataatattcttattttatttatgtgcCGTCATTTTCCATCATTTCATGTTTTATGACTTGTTCCTTTCCATCATATTATTCACATTAACGTTTATTGCATATTTGCATCTAAAAGATTACTCCTGAAGCATTTTAATTCCATTTAAGTAAGCTCAAGGCTGTCTAAAGTAATACTTGAAATTTTTTGGTTCTTTCTTGAGCTAGAATATGgaacaaaaatatttattcttaTCCTCTAAACGTGCTTCTTCCAATAGGACTTTATTATTATTTCCAGGTAATTTCATTGTAGGCATCTAAAATATTGTGATGTAGCAGAAAATAATAAAACCTTTGATATATAACATAAAGAGTGGAATCTTGTGGAATCTTTGAAATAATTGAAAGTTTAGGATTATTTGGATCCTCTACAGTCCTGTGGTACATTTTAGATTCTAATGGGTTTAAACAAACTGTCGTCAGTTTTTTTTGTTACGGTTTGATAGTACTAAAGTGCATCTAGGTTGTCAGTTTTGCAGTTTTTGGATTCTGTTACAAAAATAAGGGTTTCCGTGTCTTGAGAAAAAGGTTGGGTGCAGTAATAGGAAAGATAGCACTGATCCATTATTGCCTATTTTGTATTGGAAAATGTTGCCCTTGTATTTTTAGTTAGTTATCTGGGTTATCTATTACCCAAAAATTATTCACAATTCAAACTAGGTGAATATAAAGAAGGGTATTGTTATTTTCAGGAGTCTGCTCCATAAGTTCAAGCAGCACCTTGCATTAGATCCTGGAAGGATTCCACAAAACGATGCGGTTGGTCAGTTTGCTGAGGCACTGGCTAAAGCTTGGATGGAGTATAATAACCCAAGGTTGGTTAACTTATAATATGTTGTTTCTCTCCCTGAATTTTCTTTCCAACATCTTAATTAACATGATATTCAGTGCTGTAGTTATGGTCGTGGTTCAAACTGAAGAACGGAACATGTATGATCAACATTGGCTTTGCACAGTATTAAAGGAACGATATCCGTTTTCGTGCCGTGAATACTGAATTTACCCATTTACAACATTTTTATGTATTGTCATCGTCTTTTTCATTACTTTTTCGTGAGATTtcttccagagataaatccttAGCTAGATAATACATATCATGTTGGAAGCATTAGAAAGACATTGGCGGAGATTGATGCACAAGGAAAGCTTCTGCCAGATGGAACACTTATTGTGTAAGCTTTAAATAAGACTTAAATATTACCTCAAAGTTCGTAGCTTGTCTACTTGAACCTTAAGAGCTACACTCGTAGGGATGGTGAATCAGTTGCAGTGGTTTACTTTAGAGCCGGCTATGCTCCAACTGATTATCCTTCAGAATCGGTGAATTGACTTGTTTTTTGCTCTGTGTTTCCCTTTTAGAATCAGTGAACTTACCAGTTTTCATTCTAGTCGCCTGATTTAAAGTTCTTATGTAGGAATGGAAAGCTCGTTTACTGATGGAACAATCATCGGCAGTCAAATGTCCTTCAATTTCTTATCATTTGGCTGGCACTAAGAAGATTCAACAAGAGCTGGCTAAACCCAGTATACTCGAACGGTTATACATATACAACAGTTTTGTAAATGCAAAATATTAGTAAATATATTAATAGCAAGGGTTTTGGTTCCTCGGTATGAATTGTGTTATTTTCTTTTGAGTTTCAAGTTTATTCAAGCTGTGACCTTGTATTTTGAATCAATGGCAAGAAAGAGTTCACAATACTTTCGTGGGTGTGCTCAAATCTTTACAACATGTACCTTCAAGGCGTTCTCAGATTAGTTTCTCTGTTTCCTAGCAGGTTTCTTGAAAGCAAAGAGGATATCGCGAAAGTAAGAAAATGCTTTGCTGGCTTGTGGAGTCTAGAAGACTCGAACATTATCAAGGATGCAATCGAGAGACCTGGATCTTACGTCATGAAGCCCCAACGGGAAGGAGGAGGTCcgagtccagacttggttagcgAGACTAATGCAAATTATTGCTATAATCATTGACGATTTTTGAACTTTCCAATTTAGGCAACAATATATATGGCGCTGATTTGAAGTTGGCACTCGAAAGAATGGACAAGGTACGTAACGAGGAAAGTGCAGCCtatattcttatgcagaggattTTTCCAGCCATTTCTCCTGCAATTCTAATGCGAGATGGCGTTTCTTTTAAAGATAACGTTGTATCAGAACTTGGGGTGTATGCAGCGTATTTAAGGTGACAAATCTAGCAATGATGTCTGCAGAAAAGAACAATCAAATGAGTATATAACTTGAAAATTTCCGCAGGAACAAGGATAAAGTTATCATGAACGAGCATTCTGGTTACTTGATGCGAACGAAGGTCTCATCTTCAAACGAGGGTGGCGTTGCAGCTGGTTTTGCTGTTTTGGACAGCGTTTATTTAGTTTGAGTGGTGAGTTCTGGTGCTTACAGGATACAGTGGGTAGTTTTTGACATTGGTTAGCAACTTAAAGTAAGGCTCATTGATTCTGAACTTGGTTTAGGCCGATGGTACTGCAAACGAATTGATCCAACTCGGGAGCTTTTCAAGGAACgttgtatatattattttatccgTATTTGAAATTAACAATCCAAAAGTCGAGTTCGAGCATGTTTCAATATATTTTGGACCCTGGATTATTTTAATCTGGTTGTGAAGTTTAAAATTGGAGAAAATTTACTTAATCTTGGAGCTCAAATCAATAATGACCTCCAAACAGATACAAGTAAATTCACGATCACTTTTTTAAGCATTTCCAAACATTTCCGAATTCGATGATAAACACAGCGACTTTTGCCTTGTATTTGCAAATTCCATAAATTGTGATATTAAGTTTATAAATTAGAAAAAACAGTGGGAGATCCAAAAAAGGCGAAATATTGTGAAGTAAATTGCTCGGTCCTCCAAGTAAAATAAATCCATTAAACACATACAATAAACATCAAAGTTAAGGaactaaaacaagcatcaaacaTATTCAAGAATCCACACCACATTCTAACCTACTCCTATGTACTGTTTTCTGTcattaaattttcatttattcgGTTTCCTTTGAATTTTCTTTCATGcatcaataaatcaaaacaagaaATGGCCTATATCAAAATCTTAATAAACCTATGTATATTGTAACGTGTATATACAACtcatgcatttatttttttttttgagatccAAGAATAAGCAATGAAGTTGATTTGAATCGAATCAATCGATCAGGCTGGCATAAGATTTGTCTTCAAAATGGCCTTTTGAGATTCTTGAAATCCAAAGAATCGACGCATTCCACGCTGTTTCTATGTAGATTCAATATCTTCAAAAGATCAGTCACCTTCTCCTTTGTTGTTTCATTGCAACCAACCTGCAAAAGCAGCAGCAACTTCTGGAAAGCGCCTACTTGAAGAGCTTCAAGCAATACAGTCCCTTCTCCACTTTCATCATCCTTTCCCAATCTCCATAGAATCGAAACGGAAAAGTCCGTCGCCAAATCCGAAACACGCAACAATTTCTTCACCAGAAGTGGCACTGTTAGAACATTTTCACACGCCTTGTTTCTCCCCTCCCTATCACTACAAATCCCATCCAAGACTCCCAAAGCCTTCTCACATATGCTTCTTTCGGAATCCACAAGAATCTCAAGAAGAATTTGAACCAACCCCAGTTCAAGAAATCTTGATATGATAGCTTTCTTGTCTGAATTTAGCTGAGCTGATGTTAGTATATAGTACATTGCTAACAGGCTTGCTTTTGTTGTGGTGACGCAAATGGGCTCTTTGATCAACTTCATTAATGCATCTAAAACCCCTTCAATCTTCACCAAATCCTCAACCATTTCACGACCATTGCAAGAAAGTATCACTTTTAAGGCTAACACCGCATTTCTTTGACCAGACAAACTCCCAAATCTCAAGAACCACACGATGGAATGCAAGGATTCATCTGTGGACAGATTTGCCTTTGTCTCCTCATCAAGAGACGATGATAACGACATCGTCAGCACGGACAAGATTTCTTCATATAATGCAACGTGTTCATTGATAGAATCCCTCTTGGATAAGGCCTCAAACGCAGCAGATAAAACCCTCCCCGTCCCATTCGAGACAAGACATCTCTTGTTTCTATCACTCTCTTTAGCCAAAAGCTTGATTCTTGACACCAAACCAAGGCAAGATTCATCATCATTTCTTCGCACCGCATCCTCCACTTTGGATAGAATCTCCAAAACTTCATGAGAAGTTATAGGAATTCTAGGAGTTGGAATCCTTTCCACCCCATAAGACCTATTCTCCACACACCAATCTTGAATGATCTTCCTTATGGCATGATTAGGTATAGGCTCGAGATATCTCAAGACCCTCTTAGTGATG
Proteins encoded:
- the LOC140881751 gene encoding glutathione synthetase, chloroplastic isoform X1; the protein is MLSDITISSPTAFLHHKSKSKLPRLSTHKIRFFQVHFAEPLNISMAKSLPSSVTSLKCGLSEEIENQKPIFDPHKIDSKLVEEMAYDALVWSSLRGLLVGDRNSKRSGTVPGVGLVHAPISLLPLPFPESCWKQACEVAPIFNVLIDRVSMDGKFLQDSLSRTKKVDAFTSRLLDIHATMLDANKIEDIRLGLHRSDYMLDEQTNLLLQIELNTISSSFPGLSCLVSELHRSLLHKFKQHLALDPGRIPQNDAVGQFAEALAKAWMEYNNPSAVVMVVVQTEERNMYDQHWLCTVLKERYHVGSIRKTLAEIDAQGKLLPDGTLIVDGESVAVVYFRAGYAPTDYPSESEWKARLLMEQSSAVKCPSISYHLAGTKKIQQELAKPSILERFLESKEDIAKVRKCFAGLWSLEDSNIIKDAIERPGSYVMKPQREGGGNNIYGADLKLALERMDKVRNEESAAYILMQRIFPAISPAILMRDGVSFKDNVVSELGVYAAYLRNKDKVIMNEHSGYLMRTKVSSSNEGGVAAGFAVLDSVYLV
- the LOC140882337 gene encoding U-box domain-containing protein 20-like → MISTWRRRIAARRATKKQSLEEEDNGYNMELAIPSHFRCPISLDLMKDPVTLSTGITYDRESIEKWIEGGNVTCPITKRVLRYLEPIPNHAIRKIIQDWCVENRSYGVERIPTPRIPITSHEVLEILSKVEDAVRRNDDESCLGLVSRIKLLAKESDRNKRCLVSNGTGRVLSAAFEALSKRDSINEHVALYEEILSVLTMSLSSSLDEETKANLSTDESLHSIVWFLRFGSLSGQRNAVLALKVILSCNGREMVEDLVKIEGVLDALMKLIKEPICVTTTKASLLAMYYILTSAQLNSDKKAIISRFLELGLVQILLEILVDSERSICEKALGVLDGICSDREGRNKACENVLTVPLLVKKLLRVSDLATDFSVSILWRLGKDDESGEGTVLLEALQVGAFQKLLLLLQVGCNETTKEKVTDLLKILNLHRNSVECVDSLDFKNLKRPF
- the LOC140881751 gene encoding glutathione synthetase, chloroplastic isoform X2; the protein is MLSDITISSPTAFLHHKSKSKLPRLSTHKIRFFQVHFAEPLNISMAKSLPSSVTSLKCGLSEEIENQKPIFDPHKIDSKLVEEMAYDALVWSSLRGLLVGDRNSKRSGTVPGVGLVHAPISLLPLPFPESCWKQACEVAPIFNVLIDRVSMDGKFLQDSLSRTKKVDAFTSRLLDIHATMLDANKIEDIRLGLHRSDYMLDEQTNLLLQIELNTISSSFPGLSCLVSELHRSLLHKFKQHLALDPGRIPQNDAVGQFAEALAKAWMEYNNPSAVVMVVVQTEERNMYDQHWLCTVLKERYHVGSIRKTLAEIDAQGKLLPDGTLIVDGESVAVVYFRAGYAPTDYPSESEWKARLLMEQSSAVKCPSISYHLAGTKKIQQELAKPSILERFLESKEDIAKVRKCFAGLWSLEDSNIIKDAIERPGSYVMKPQREGGGNNIYGADLKLALERMDKITLYQNLGCMQRI